GACGATGGGGTGACAGGAGAAGGGAGGTGGACAAACAGGTAGGTAGGCATATAGGTAGTgcgtaggcaggtaggtaggtaggttggttgACAGGCAGATAGGTAGGTTATAAGTCAGATAGGTAAgttgataggaagagaggaaggcaggcaggtaggctggtaggtaggtaggtaggttggttgACTGGCAGATAGGTAGGTTATAAGTCAGATAGGTATATAAgttgataggaagagaggaaggcaggcaggtaggaaggCATGCTGGGTGTCACGCGTGGAGGTGCCCGCGTCAAGTCCTGCCTGGTGGTTGGCGTCCAGGGGTTGGTATTATTGGTCTCACGTTTTCATTTACTTGGTAACTTCAAAGTAAAGGCAGCAAGTGTGAGTCGGGGGAGAGCTCCAAGCCGTGcctagggggagggagggcagcaCAGGTGTAACGTGAGCGGCGGCAGGTGTGTTGTGTTGGCGCCCGGGCATGACACgctgcgttgttgttgttattgttgaagtTGCTGTTGTTATCGTTGTATTGACAGTGTTTTGTTGTTGCAGGTGTGTCCGGGCGGCCGCCAGCATGGTCGGCGTGAGGCTGCCGCCCCACCCGCCCTGACGCCCAGCCCGCCCCCATGAGGATGTCCCGCCCGGGGTGGCCCGGGTCCATGCCGTCCCCcgcgctgctgccgccgcccgcCCTGAACTCCATCGCCTACCGCCGCTACCTGCGCTACCTGCCCGAGTACCGCACGCGGCGGCGGGCCGAGGAGCCGCGCCGCGCCCAGACCAGCGGCGAGCAGCGGcaggatgacgacgacgacgacgaggaggcggaggaggaggaggaggaggaggggaagggggaggagaaggtttTGGGGGAGAAGGAGGCGAGGCAGGGGAGTGtcggggagtggggggagggcgCTATCTTGCCGGATGTAAGCGTCAACTCCCTGGTGCGGCAGTACACAGATATGCTTCACGCCCGCACCACCGACATCGTTGTGCCCCGCTCCGTGTCTCGCTCCTGCTCCAGCATCCCCACCGCTGCAGACTGTCGCAGGGCTGCCGCCGCGGCGCCCAGCGGCGAGGAACAGCCCGAGGAGGAGCAGCCCCGCAAGACCTCGTTGGATAGTGGCGGTGGCTGGGCGCCGCACTTCCCCCGCTACCGCTCCCTGTCGCTGCCGTGGCCCAGCGAcccgtggtggcggtggcggggtgagCCCAGCCTGGCCTGCCAGGACCGAGCCTCGGGGGGCTGTGCGGGCGGCGGCGCGCCCCCGCCCCACGCCTGTTCCCTCTCGCGCCTCGACTCGGCCACCAGCGACGAGGGTTGTCCCGGCGACGACGTGTCCGCCgggccctctcctctcccttctccggACTGCCGCGCCGCCCACCGCCTCTCGGGGCTCATCACGCCCTTCCGCTCCCTCTCGCCTGCCTCCTCCTTGGGCTCCCACCTCGGCTCCATCGAGGACCTGCCCCTCGTGCGCTCCATGTCGGCGGGGCACGTGCTGGACTCCTTCAGGCGCTCGCACTCCGCCGACAGCGCCGTGGAGGTGGACGAGGCGGCGTCGCCCCGCGTGTCGCCGCTCAACGACGACCCCGGCGTGGCAGAGGATGGCCTCGAGGCGGCGGAGGAAGCACAggacggcggcggcgacggcgaaCGTAGTTTTTGTGAGTGTGCCGCGACGTGCGACGACGTGTACGGGGAGGCTGACGTGCGGGACGAACAGCCGGTGCAATTCAGGCGCAAAAGTGATGACGCGAACATTGTGTCCGCGGGGCGGCGGCACGGCGCGGTGAATGTCGAGACGCTGCTGCGGCGCGTGCGGGGCTGCGGCGTGGTTGGCTGCGGCCAGCGGCAGGAGGCGCAGAGGGGCGGCGTGCTGCGGACGCCCTCGGTGGTGATCAGTGACCACAGCGGCGACACCGTGAGCCTCACCGTCGCCCTCGCCTCCAGCgacttctccctctcccacctgGACGGCCTGCAGCACTCCGCCTCCTCGCCCAGCCTCTGCCTGTCTGCCGAAGACCCCGCCTCGCGCAAGgtgtcctcctgctcctcctgctcctccgtcAGCACCGTGGATCTCAACacgcccctcaccctcacccccatACCCCTGGAGGGGCTCCTCCGCGACTCCATCCTGCCCGAGGAGACCGCGCGCCGCATCTCCAGCTGCTCCACGTGTAGCTACATCAGCAACTCCGAGGACGAGGTGGAGCAGGTGCTgacccgccccccgcccccccgcaaGGTATGCCGCCCACACACctggacacacacatacatacacacacatgctgtccagtgttggtgcccacactacagaatggacatcaacttgctagaatcagttcagaggaggatgaccaagatgattcaggggctgaggaacctcccatatcaaaataggctgaaacatctaaacttacattcactagagagacgaagagtgcggggaggtctgatagaagtattcaaatgggtcaagggttacaacaaaggcgatataagtaaagtactgagaattagccagcaagatagaactcgcagtaatggatttaaaatagaaaagtatagatttaggagagatataggcaagcattggtttagtaatagggtggtgggggaatggaatagactcagcaatcacatagttagtgcagggacgatagcttgttttaagagttgactggatagctacatggacgaggacgacaggtggcagtgaggtgtgggtgcagtaaggtgacggggtactggatgcgtgcctagtaccgccggtataacgaggatcaagcctctacctgtaacccctgtaactacacctcacccaccgtgagtagtggaggggattctggagctgccctgtgtaggccacccggcctcttacattttccctatgttcttatgttcttatgttcacacacacacacacacacacacacacacacacacgtgcgcagcacatcgcatgagagagagagagagagagagagagagagagagagagagagagagagagtcgtgacgCAAATGGTCGTGGAgcacaggaaacacacacacacacacacacacacacactcaggtgaACGTCTGTGGTGTCAGAACTCTCCCTGCACAGAGcaaataaacgtgtgtgtgtgtgtgtgtgtgtgtgtgtgtgtgtgtgaactgcctctcctcttcttccttcacctactCGTTTTGTTTCCTGTCTCACTCTATCtatccttttatctcctcctcttccacctcttctttattctcattcCAACCTTCAGCGCTCTCCGTATCAAAGCacgtatttactctctctctctctctctctctctgttacattatataacgagagagagagagagttatacacTTTCACATGCATACAACATTCCAGTGCGTATGTATTTGTGCAGGGGAactcgtgtatgtatgtatggactatatatatatatattttttttttttttttttttttttaacattgcggcctattgcgccggtaggcttcttcccggtggatcctgatggtcggtccaaggcctcTTTCCGGTGGGTtctgatgatcggcccagcccgttctggcccaggcgagtgtttatagtggcgccatctttcattggctcgtgctgccctcccagagctcatctttgatcctagaatctagagtccgggttgataggtggtcttctggacagcatgtgggtagttttaagccactcggcggcggctgaaaaatcccagcttggtggcactggcagggattgaactcgcgtcctcctgaacacggagccgctactctgacgactcagtcaccgcctactactactactactactatttaactACGGTATATTTTGCTCTTCTTTTATCTATAGAGATTCAGCATATTGTTTTCTCTCGatagtgtgtgagtgagtgactgagtaagagagggaggcagtgaagaagtgagtgagtgagtaagagaggaagggagtgtcagtgagtgagtgagagagagagagggagggactgtgtgagtgagtgagagaagaaggaagtgagtgagggagggagggagggtgtgagagagggagtgagggaggaaggcagtgagtgtgtgtgtgtgagtaagagaagcagggaggaagtgagtgagtgatagaTTCACCTCATTTTCTCATGTCTTGTAaattttgtcttcatttattatctcctcctctccttctcctcctttcctcctcctcctccttctccttctcctcctttcctcctcctcctcctcctttcctcctccttctccttctcctttcctcctcctcctccttctccttctcctcctttcctcctcctccttctccttctcctcctttcctcctcctcctcctcctttcctcctcctcctccttctccttctcctttccttctcctcctcctcctcctcctccttcatctttttcttatcgccatttttttatttcctccactatcatttttttgtttttattattattattattattattattattattattattattattattattattattattattattattattattattattattattattattattattattattattattattattattattattattattattattattattattattattattattattattattattattattattattattattattatcattagtactaTTCCTATTATTGTTTTGT
Above is a window of Eriocheir sinensis breed Jianghai 21 chromosome 8, ASM2467909v1, whole genome shotgun sequence DNA encoding:
- the LOC126995577 gene encoding uncharacterized protein LOC126995577, whose amino-acid sequence is MRMSRPGWPGSMPSPALLPPPALNSIAYRRYLRYLPEYRTRRRAEEPRRAQTSGEQRQDDDDDDEEAEEEEEEEGKGEEKVLGEKEARQGSVGEWGEGAILPDVSVNSLVRQYTDMLHARTTDIVVPRSVSRSCSSIPTAADCRRAAAAAPSGEEQPEEEQPRKTSLDSGGGWAPHFPRYRSLSLPWPSDPWWRWRGEPSLACQDRASGGCAGGGAPPPHACSLSRLDSATSDEGCPGDDVSAGPSPLPSPDCRAAHRLSGLITPFRSLSPASSLGSHLGSIEDLPLVRSMSAGHVLDSFRRSHSADSAVEVDEAASPRVSPLNDDPGVAEDGLEAAEEAQDGGGDGERSFCECAATCDDVYGEADVRDEQPVQFRRKSDDANIVSAGRRHGAVNVETLLRRVRGCGVVGCGQRQEAQRGGVLRTPSVVISDHSGDTVSLTVALASSDFSLSHLDGLQHSASSPSLCLSAEDPASRKVSSCSSCSSVSTVDLNTPLTLTPIPLEGLLRDSILPEETARRISSCSTCSYISNSEDEVEQVLTRPPPPRKVCRPHTWTHTYIHTHAVQCWCPHYRMDINLLESVQRRMTKMIQGLRNLPYQNRLKHLNLHSLERRRVRGGLIEVFKWVKGYNKGDISKVLRISQQDRTRSNGFKIEKYRFRRDIGKHWFSNRVVGEWNRLSNHIVSAGTIACFKS